The Carassius gibelio isolate Cgi1373 ecotype wild population from Czech Republic chromosome B14, carGib1.2-hapl.c, whole genome shotgun sequence genome has a segment encoding these proteins:
- the LOC127971841 gene encoding tryptophan 2,3-dioxygenase A-like gives MSGCPYFQKKFVSSSKQHLKEDENDDSQTGVNKASKGGIMYGDYLQLDKIVTSQVLQSELKGNKIHDEHLFIVTHQAYELWFKQVLWELDSVREIFISGHVRDERNMLKVNTRIHRIVMIFRLLLDQFAVLETMTALDFYDFREYLSPASGFQSLQFRLLENKIGVPHNQRVPYNRRHYRDNFRDRESELLLHSEQEPTLLQLVEQWLERTPGLEEDGFHFWGKLESSIFEGFRKEKEKIEKKPASEMKEEMMAELSKQRDIFLSLFDEKRHDHLVSTGQRKLSYKALQGALMIYFYREEPRFQVPFQLLTSLMDIDTLMTKWRYNHVCMVHRMIGSKDGTGGSSGYQYLRSTVSDRYKVFVDLFNLATFLVPREWVPKLDPSEHRFLYMAECCDSSYCSSSSDDSD, from the exons ATGAGTGGGTGTCCTTATTTTCAGAAGAAATTTGT GTCAAGCAGTAAGCAGCATCTGAAAGAAGATGAGAATGATGATTCTCAGACTGGAGTTAATAAGGCCAGCAAAGGAGGTATTATGTACGGTGACTATCTGCAG CTGGATAAAATAGTGACATCTCAGGTGCTTCAAAGTGAGCTGAAGGGAAACAAGATCCATGACGAACATCTGTTCATCGTCACACATCAAG CATATGAACTGTGGTTTAAACAAGTTCTGTGGGAGCTGGACTCAGTGAGAGAAATCTTCATCAGTGGACAT GTACGTGACGAGCGAAACATGCTCAAGGTCAACACTCGCATCCACAGGATTGTGATGATCTTCAGATTGCTGCTTGACCAGTTCGCTGTTCTGGAAACCATGACTGCCTTAGACTTCTATGACTTCAG gGAATATCTCTCACCTGCTTCAGGCTTCCAGAGTCTGCAGTTTCGATTGTTGGAAAACAAGATTGGGGTCCCACACAACCAGAGGGTCCCCTACAACAGAAGGCATTATCGGGACAATTTCCGTGACCGGGAAAGTGAGCTGCTCCTCCATTCAGAGCAGGAGCCCACGCTGCTGCAGCTAGTGGAG CAATGGCTGGAGAGAACGCCCGGCTTGGAGGAAGATggctttcatttttgggggaaactGGAAAGCAGTATTTTTGAGGGGTTCAggaaagagaaggaaaaaataGAG AAAAAACCAGCCTCCGAGATGAAAGAGGAGATGATGGCCGAGCTCAGTAAGCAGAGAGATATTTTCTTATCGCTCTTTGATGAGAAAAGACATGATCACTTAGTAAGCACAG GTCAGAGGAAGCTGTCTTATAAAGCACTGCAAGGAGCACTGATGATCTACTTCTACAG GGAGGAGCCTCGATTTCAGGTTCCTTTCCAGCTCCTGACATCTCTGATGGACATCGACACCCTCATGACAAAATGGAGAT ACAACCATGTGTGTATGGTGCACAGAATGATTGGCAGTAAAGACGGCACGGGTGGCTCATCAGGCTATCAGTACCTGCGCTCCACTGTCAG TGATCGCTACAAGGTGTTTGTGGATCTGTTTAACCTGGCCACCTTCCTGGTCCCGAGAGAGTGGGTTCCCAAGCTGGACCCGAGTGAGCACCGCTTCCTGTACATGGCCGAATGCTGCGACAGCTCctactgcagcagcagcagcgatgACTCAGACTAA
- the LOC127971843 gene encoding cathepsin O codes for MAFILTLVALIIYHELLTGSNSVELTRKNLTDGERLKTFQRGHENIEHYQRRLHFQNSLKRQAFLNSVLERSNQSARYGINQFSDLSPQQFKDRYLTARTETTPKFDPSRTGIQVKNSYPPKFDWRDHGIVGPVRNQESCGGCWAFSVVEAIETVSAKDGGKLQQLSVQQVIDCSYENEGCNGGSPVGALDWLAQTKLKLVNEAEYPFKDMAGICHFFPQSHAGVTVRNYSAYDFSGQEEVMKSVLVESGPLVVIVDAISWQDYLGGIIQHHCSSHNANHAVLITGYDTTGEVPYWIVRNSWGTSWGDNGYAYVRIGNDMCGIADNVAAVFV; via the exons ATGGCGTTTATTTTAACATTAGTTGCTTTGATAATTTACCATGAACTGCTCACGGGATCCAACAGCGTCGAACTAACCAGAAAAAATCTGACGGACGGAGAACGACTGAAGACGTTTCAGCGAGGACATGAAAACATTGAACACTATCAGAGACGGCTTCATTTTCAG aactccctcaaGAGACAAGCCTTTCTGAATTCAGTACTGGAGAGATCAAACCAGTCTGCACGTTACGGCATCAACCAGTTCTCAGACTTATCTCCACAGCAATTCAAAG ATCGATATCTGACAGCCCGGACTGAGACGACTCCAAAGTTTGACCCCTCTAGGACTGGAATTCAAGTTAAGAACAGTTATCCACCCAAGTTTGATTGGAGGGACCATGGAATTGTCGGACCAGTCCGAAACCAGGAGTCG TGTGGAGGATGCTGGGCCTTCAGTGTGGTGGAGGCCATTGAAACGGTATCTGCTAAAGATGGTGGGAAACTGCAGCAGCTCAGTGTGCAGCAGGTTATAGACTGCTCTTATGAAAACGAGGGCTGCAAtggcggatctcctgttggagcTCTGGATTGGTTGGCACAG ACCAAACTGAAGTTGGTGAATGAGGCGGAGTATCCCTTCAAAGACATGGCTGGGATCTGCCACTTCTTTCCTCAGTCTCATGCTGGAGTGACAGTGAGGAATTACTCAGCTTATGACTTCAG TGGACAGGAGGAGGTGATGAAGAGTGTGCTGGTGGAGTCGGGTCCTCTCGTTGTCATTGTGGATGCCATCAGCTGGCAGGATTACCTGGGTGGCATCATTCAGCACCACTGCTCCAGCCACAACGCTAACCATGCTGTCCTGATCACTGGTTATGATaccacag GGGAAGTGCCATATTGGATAGTACGCAATTCATGGGGGACCTCGTGGGGTGACAATGGATATGCTTACGTAAGAATAGGGAATGACATGTGTG GTATTGCGGACAACGTTGCTGCTGTTTTTGTGTAA